Part of the Falco peregrinus isolate bFalPer1 chromosome 15, bFalPer1.pri, whole genome shotgun sequence genome, CAGGCCATGAGCTTCTTAAAACAATTGCATCCACTTTCTGTCCTTACTAATAACCCTCATCCCACAGGTGCGAGggaacaaatacaaaacaatacACACGTTTCTATACCGCTGTCTGTCCCTAATACAAAGCCTGCTCTGTCACAAGGACACAGACACGAGCAGGGCAGTGTGTGCAGCATAAGCCCACTCCCAAGAGAGCCCCCATTTATTTCTCACCTTCCAAAACTATCCTCTAGACCTCTCaaggctgctctgctcctgctctgcagcagcaactGGGATCTCCATGAGTGCAGCAACCAGAGAGACTGAATCTCAGGGGCActcaggcagctgccaggccaAGACCAGGAAGGCACTGCTCTTGGccagctgccttcctgcccACCCAGCAGCGCTGGGACCTTCACCGCTCTGCCCAACCTGTGCCACCTCCTACTGCATTTGCGTGCCTCACTCCCTCCTACCAGCCACAGCTCTCCCTTGATGCAACAACACAGTCAGGAGCTCCACAGCAAGGACACAACAGCACGCCTGCTGCCCGTGCTCTGCGCGGCTGTGTGGCAGTCCCAGGGCTGAGTCAACCACGTTACAGAACTGTTTGTGACCAGGAATCCAATGCCAGCATGAAGAGGAAGGGGAGGCAGCGAGGGGATAACACTAAGCAATTTAAAGTAGGCCACACCTCAGCCTGACTCCCTCTATCTTCCAGCTAATCACTGTGTCATTTTCCCTTGTGAAGATttcagaaaggcaagaaaaatatCCATCCTACACAGCCCCAAAGCAACCTCCACACCGCTcggaagcagcagcagatttggCCTTCACTTGCTCTCTCCCTCCCCGCTGCCACACCAAAAGGGTCTCGGGGCAAAGAGGAGATCAGGCAGCTCCGCAGCCTCCGGACACATGCCTCAAAGCAGCCGACCCCAGAGGAATGTAGTTGATTGGGAAGCACTGAGGTACCTTCAGCTTCGCACCACCAGTGCTCCAGCTTGCcttgccctcccctccccttcccaccctaTGAGTCCTTTGAAGAAAGGAATTAAGTCAAAAACGGttatttatttccatgaagtctctgaagtgttttttcttcctccctgctgctgtccccagtgGCTCCACAGCAGCCTTCCTCTGCGCGGCCTCTCACTGCCGGCCGTTGTTctctgcaggctggctgggggtCTTGGCCTCGGTGTGCGAGGATGTCCCCTCAAACCGCTGGGACGCGATGGCTGCTTGGTGGGACATGCTCTTCCTCACTATGTCTCCTTTCCGCCAAAGCACGACCTCCTGCAGTAACACAGCCGGAGGCCTCGTCAGGGCTTGTGAGACCTTCTCCTCGCCCCACCCAGACCCAGAAGCTGAACCACGCTGCCCGGCGAGCAGCTCGCACCCAGCAAGAGCTCGGCCTATGCTGCCACATTCCACCCATGGCCGTGTGCGTGAGGCCGCTCGCAGCGGCACGTGGAGGCCTCGCAATGCAGCCATCCTGAAAATTTGGGTAGAGCGCTCCTCCCCAGGATCTGGGCGCACAGAAGGACCCACTGGCCATCTAGGGCAGCTCTGTCCTATTGCCCTCAGCTACCAGATTCGAATTGATAAGGTGAAGCACAGAAGCTTCACCACAGGGCAACAGAGTGGAAAAGAAGTCCAAAGTAGGCACCTTCTGCGTGCATCCCCACCACCACACGCATCTGACCTGTGTGGACCGTTCCCTCTAGACCATCTCTGCCCACTCTTAATTTGCCTAGTCTTTGCAGACACTGTCAAGGACATGATTTTTCCCCCACAGGAATCCCAAATTCTCAGAAGCTCCTTAGGACATAGTATCCCAAGCAACAGTCTACAGGTCTGAGAACCAACAGCTCCGTTTCTCACCTGCTGCTTAAAGTAGCGTCTCTCTTCCTCGTCAATCAGCACCAGATTGAGGTAATAACGCACCGAGAACTTCTTATTGATGTCCCTCATCGTTGGAGTCAGCTCATAGCCAGCCAGAAAGAGTCTGATGGGAATGGACTCCCCTACAAAGTGCACAGAACCATCAGCACAGACAGAATGCACAGATAACAACTAGCAGAGCACCAGCAAAACAGAATCTCACTAGGCCACAAACTTTGTGACCATTTCCACAAGTGGAGTAAGATGAGCTCCACTTCCTCCAGCTCCCTTCCAAACCAGCATGCATGGTCCATAGCCAGATCCTGCCCTTGCTGACAGCAGTTCCATCTCCACTTTAACAGCATAAAGACTCAATTTGTGACCTGCATCTAGACAACACTGCCAGAAAAAATGAGTAAGGAGACACTCTCTCTGGCAGGTGACTCTGCTGGGCAATGGAACTGGAAAACAAGCGGCACAGGAGATTGGCACAGAGCTAAAACACCATCTTTCTGGCTCCAAGTTGCAGCAATACCAGCTGGTGACCACACCAACAGTGAATTTACATCTATTCCTGGTTTGCCACTGCATCAAAAGAATTAAGTCACTGCAACTCATTATGCCTCAATTCCCCCTCAGCATACCACAGAAGGAAGGGGATCATATTTAATCACCTACGTAAGCTGCCGTGAGTCCACCAGTGCAACAGGACACATGTTACTACTGAGCACATGGATTCAGCTGAAGATACTGCAGGACTCTTATTCCCACCCCAAAAGACTTCAGAAGAGGGATGCTGCAAGGTTCATCAGCCTTCTCACCTCTCACAGGTGCCCCATCCATGATCTCGTATTTAGCTATTGTGTCATTCTCATGATATACGTTGGGGCCGGTCCCTGTTGTTTCTCTCTTGATGATATCTATCTCCATGTGTTTGATCTTGATTCGCACCAGCAGGAAGTAGATCTTTCCAACAATCACATCTTTTAAGTGATACCTAGCACATGAAGGAAGAAAGCACCACAATCAAACACTGTGTAGCAGACCAGGACTCAGACCTGGAGCGCGGGAACTTGCTTGTCAGGCACTTTGCTCTTATCTGCGGCCCCAGCTGTAAATTTCAGATGGCCTATCAACCAGCTCCATGAGGCTGCTGTAAACAGCGCTTCACCTTTCATCCTCTGGTCTTTTGGAAATCACCAAGAACGTTTAGCATGATctgataaattaaaaacagaatttcaggctGAATATCTACAGGAAACCCCTGCGACAGCAATGCCTCCCAAACCAATTTTTTAGGTCAATTAAAACTAACCCAAATGTTACACTGAAGGGAGATTTGCTAGCATCAGCTGGGAGAGATGCATTAAAAGTAGTTTAAAAGAGCTGTTTCCAACTTCTGTGTCTGAATTAAGGTCCCACTTCAGCTGTATTATCTGGTAAAGAGCAGATGTTGTACTTTGAAGACACTTGGAAATACTGATCTTGCTGAGGATACAGGGAATGCGAAGTTACTGCAACAGCCTTGCACTGTGCTCCAAGCTCAGCAAGCCACAGCCACCGCTTCTCACTCCTTGGTCCAGAAAGCACATCTATGGGGCAAGGAGAGGAACCCACACATCCTTAACCAGCATCTGAACTGCCTGCCAGCCTCGCTGGAGTGCAGGAACAAAGAATCCCTTTAAGGATCACATGCAAGACACATGCCTTGGGCATCCAGACCAAACTGTTCCCTGTAGCACATGGTTCCCCACAGCCACTGGCTGCTCTTGAGACACTTACTTGGACTTGTTATACTCAAACTCAATGTGCAGGCAGTCCTCAATCCCCACCTCCATCTTAATAGAGGAGTTGAGCTCTGGGTAGGTGCTCAGGGTGTGCACAACTATGTCCATCTCCTTCACCACATCGTTCAGTCTGCGGCTGACAGTCGCTCGGAGGAAATACCTGCAAGGAGAGTCCCCCTCCTCTTAGGGCTGTACGAGCAGCAAGAGAGACGAAGCAGGGAGGGACACGGGGCTGAGCGGATTGCACTGGCCTATCCAAGCAGTCTTATTGGTGCCCTGGCTTCTGGAACAACCAGAGCCTCATGTTGGAAAAGACAGAAGGgaattttcaaatggaaaagcagGCTCTTAGCTCTTCACTAAGCTTTCATGCATTTGTGAGCCTGAGTTGCCCAAGCACCATTTGGGGATCTGAATAACACCTTGCACACGTTAAAACCACTGCCCTCTTGCAAGAGATTAGATCACATCAGTCCCCACAGACACACCTCTCTCGGCAGATCTCAGAATTTTCCAACCTCCCTTAGAAGCCAGTGACTAGATTTCAAGTCAACTGGAGTGCCTAGATGTGAAATACAGTTTGCAACACATGAACAAGATTTAAGCTAGGCACCTGCTTGCATATAGAGCACAATTAAAGTTGGCAAGGCTCATTACAAGACAGCGAAAATGTTCCCATTGGAGACTAAACTAAAGCATTCCTTCTGGGATTTGGATCACCAAATAAATTAGGAAGTATTTGGCTGATTCAGAGGGGGCTGATTTCTCCTGTCAGTTAAATGGGGCAACACAAGTTCCCTGAAGCCTGATGCATGCTTATAAAAGCAGAGCCTTTTATATCTCAGTCCACCAAAATTCATTTTGAGTGTCATCATCAACATGCAAGGATGTCTGGGAAGAGATGCTGCCCTCCAGTATCATCACAGTAAATATCATTACTTGCACACTGCACAGAACCAAGAACAGGGGTCAGCAAGGGGAGAAGACTCACCGTAACTTCACATTCTGCCCCGTGTAGGACTCGTAAGGTTTTTCCACATGGGTGAATTCGAAGTCAAATGTCTGCGATTGAGTGAATTCACCAGGACGGGCCAGGTCTTTCACCAGAGACACGAACTCATGGTGGTTTCCTCGGTCATAGTAGAGTTCTAGGAAGATATAAGTCCAGGTTAAGCAGCAGTGCTTAATCCCACATGACACCatgaggaaaagcaagagaTTCCACAGCTACAAGCAACCATCTTGTCCGGATCTCTACTTCCTTCACCACCATTCAGAGAACCTACCAGGGGAGCCTGTGGCTGCAACGTACTGCACTTGTTCACTGCTCTCCGGCAGAGGCAGGTGCCAGCCAGAACTCTCCTCCCtgaaacaggaaggaaaaggccAGCACAGCCTCACATACTACAACGAATCAGGAACTCGCTTTGCCTTAAGAGTGACATGGGTCACCTATTATCAATATTCATTATCTTCAGACTGTTTGAGAAGAGGAGCCGGCAGCTCACGCAATCCCTTCCAGCGATTCTCTACACAATATTGCAGGCCAAAGGCATTGCTACggtaaagagaggaaaaaacacgGCTGCTTCTCTGGAACAGCAAACAGTGACGGAGCAAAAAAACAAGAGCTGAGGTTTCCAACTGTTCCTGCTTATCCTTTGACAACAAAGACTTTGAGTGGTCTTGATTCGCACTGGGTACTGCGTAACCGTGGAGATCCTCACCGATTCTGCACAAAGCCAGTGTTCGGCACACAACTACCAAGCGTGTGGGGAGGCAGCAAAGGCAACTGCTCCACCATCCCCTGGATAACATGTCAACGGCCTTGTGAACACCGACGAGGGAAGAGCATTCACCTTTGGAAGCACTGCTCAACTAGCTCAAGTAACCAACACAGTCACATTGCTTCAGTTTTCCCCACAACCTTCTTGCGTCAGCAGGAAACTACTACAGGTTTCCTCATTTAATGGAAGTAATCCTCTCTACACTCCCACAAAGTTTTCTCCCGTAAGTCGAAGCAACAGGAACTTAAACCTCTGCCATTTGCATTAACAGCTCTGTATCACACACAACCATCAATGAAATCTGCCCTTCCCAACCCTGCGTGTGAGCGGTGTGACTACAAGACACCTACACAGTCCTTCTTAAAAGGTAAAGCCTTAGCCAATCTGATACGGTtagatgaagaaacaaaaacctaagTCATCAGACAAtcgtatacacacacacaagttcGCTGTCAGCACTAAACTGTGCAGAGGAGGATCCTGAGAGGTATTAGTAGCGTTCAGGAACTGCAGCCAGCCTTGCTTCTCCACTCCTTGAGACGCAAGATGAGATTTCAGCTTTTAAGTGATGTCTGTTTCTTATACCCCTTTCCTCACCTTATCTCTGTAATGGAAATATTGGCACTGGAACACCTCTCACACAAAACAGCGAGTGCCATCAAGCCCTTtaggctgggcaggcaggtgacATAAATAAACCAACTCTGCATTGAATACGTGTCCATTGAGAGGAAAGTGCTTGTTGATGTGACAGGGAGAAGCCACGTGCCACATAAAAAGAGGGATATATCATCTTGCCACACAATGCAGAAGGCAACAATCAAAATTAAAGCAAGGGGACGCCAATGTCAGCAAACTTTTAAGTTCTCTGCTGTCTCGGAAGGGCACAGATTGGCACTCTGCAGCCTTAAGAAGAGGCAGGATTGACATTTCCCACACTTCAGAAGACATTAGCATATCAAACAGGTATAAATGGTAATTTCAGGTTTCCAGAGCTATAAGGTTTCCAGATTAAGAAAATAACCTGCCAACATCTTGGTGGCATGCTCTGGACACAGTAACCACAGGCGAAACGAAATCTTAAACTGGTTCTAGAAATGCTCACCGGAGACCACGCAGGACACAGCGTTCACAGCCTGGACCCTGGTACCCGGTCTGCAACATCCCTCTTCCCTGCAACACATCACTCCGTTACATCTCAGTCTCCCTTGCCCATAAAATTGTCACGTGTAGTTACCAGCCTCATAGCAGCAAGAAGTCAGACGGTAAGGCAAGCTGTTTTGAGATGGAAAGCATTAAGGAAGCGCCATCAGCGGTACAAACTTTAGcagcattttatattaaagGGGCCTAACGGGCAAAAAGAAAGGACTAACGTGCAGCCACAGCAGGTCCTAATACACCGTGCTTGGGCAATAATCTGAATTCAAAGCAGTTATTCTAAATACGCATGGCTCAAGTCTTCCAAAACGGGGGACGAGAAGCACAGAGGAGACAGAGCGGAGCCGGAAGCAAAGTTCATGCTTAATTTCCACTGACAATCATAATCAAATAGGAGGTCGTAAGGTAGCTCCTGACAAACGGGCTTACCTACACTCCATCGTATACAGGCTCACGCTGcctgtgctccccttcccttccaaaAAGCAGCATCATGTACGAGCAAGGCCAGCAAAAACACTGAACGGCAGCATCGGGGTTGGGTGGAAAAACCTCTAGTTCACTTTGGTACACCGCACGATTTGCAATGCAAAGGCTGCAGGCCCACAACTCATGCAATGATTTGGAGTGTTAAACCCGAGTACGGCGAGCCACCGACGTGAGGCACCGCACACCCCGAGCACAGCAGCATCACTGGGAATGTCTTGAACTTATTTCGCCTTGCTAGACTTGTGCATGTCCATGAAATACGGCCATCTCCATTCCGATGGAAGAGTGGGTGTGGCAGCTACCTTTCTTCTAAGAAAGCAGGAAATCTTAAATCTGAATGGGTTATGCAC contains:
- the VPS26B gene encoding vacuolar protein sorting-associated protein 26B isoform X2, with amino-acid sequence MSFFGFGQSAELELVLSDAESRRRVEHKTEEGKKEKYFLFYDGETVSGRVVLTLKHLNKRLEHQGIKVEFIGQIELYYDRGNHHEFVSLVKDLARPGEFTQSQTFDFEFTHVEKPYESYTGQNVKLRYFLRATVSRRLNDVVKEMDIVVHTLSTYPELNSSIKMEVGIEDCLHIEFEYNKSKYHLKDVIVGKIYFLLVRIKIKHMEIDIIKRETTGTGPNVYHENDTIAKYEIMDGAPVRGESIPIRLFLAGYELTPTMRDINKKFSVRYYLNLVLIDEEERRYFKQQEVVLWRKGDIVRKSMSHQAAIASQRFEGTSSHTEAKTPSQPAENNGRQ
- the VPS26B gene encoding vacuolar protein sorting-associated protein 26B isoform X1; its protein translation is MRVHGPGRRWRGAPGGGGRRSCVARWRGGAARPGPARPGPVSFQRQPGRHRDRRVPPPSPPSLPHCGPPAPPPGAVPLAAVAPSPAPRGPRAGGPPPPRGHELLRVRAECGAGAGAERRREPAAGGAQDGGGQEGEVLPLLRRGDRVGAGGAHPQAPQQAAGAPGHQSGVHRADREEGCCRPGTRVQAVNAVSCVVSELYYDRGNHHEFVSLVKDLARPGEFTQSQTFDFEFTHVEKPYESYTGQNVKLRYFLRATVSRRLNDVVKEMDIVVHTLSTYPELNSSIKMEVGIEDCLHIEFEYNKSKYHLKDVIVGKIYFLLVRIKIKHMEIDIIKRETTGTGPNVYHENDTIAKYEIMDGAPVRGESIPIRLFLAGYELTPTMRDINKKFSVRYYLNLVLIDEEERRYFKQQEVVLWRKGDIVRKSMSHQAAIASQRFEGTSSHTEAKTPSQPAENNGRQ
- the VPS26B gene encoding vacuolar protein sorting-associated protein 26B isoform X3, which produces MLLCSGCAVPHVGGSPYSGLTLQIIAEEGCCRPGTRVQAVNAVSCVVSELYYDRGNHHEFVSLVKDLARPGEFTQSQTFDFEFTHVEKPYESYTGQNVKLRYFLRATVSRRLNDVVKEMDIVVHTLSTYPELNSSIKMEVGIEDCLHIEFEYNKSKYHLKDVIVGKIYFLLVRIKIKHMEIDIIKRETTGTGPNVYHENDTIAKYEIMDGAPVRGESIPIRLFLAGYELTPTMRDINKKFSVRYYLNLVLIDEEERRYFKQQEVVLWRKGDIVRKSMSHQAAIASQRFEGTSSHTEAKTPSQPAENNGRQ
- the VPS26B gene encoding vacuolar protein sorting-associated protein 26B isoform X5; its protein translation is MECREEGCCRPGTRVQAVNAVSCVVSELYYDRGNHHEFVSLVKDLARPGEFTQSQTFDFEFTHVEKPYESYTGQNVKLRYFLRATVSRRLNDVVKEMDIVVHTLSTYPELNSSIKMEVGIEDCLHIEFEYNKSKYHLKDVIVGKIYFLLVRIKIKHMEIDIIKRETTGTGPNVYHENDTIAKYEIMDGAPVRGESIPIRLFLAGYELTPTMRDINKKFSVRYYLNLVLIDEEERRYFKQQEVVLWRKGDIVRKSMSHQAAIASQRFEGTSSHTEAKTPSQPAENNGRQ
- the VPS26B gene encoding vacuolar protein sorting-associated protein 26B isoform X4; translation: MLQTGYQGPGCERCVLRGLREESSGWHLPLPESSEQVQYVAATGSPELYYDRGNHHEFVSLVKDLARPGEFTQSQTFDFEFTHVEKPYESYTGQNVKLRYFLRATVSRRLNDVVKEMDIVVHTLSTYPELNSSIKMEVGIEDCLHIEFEYNKSKYHLKDVIVGKIYFLLVRIKIKHMEIDIIKRETTGTGPNVYHENDTIAKYEIMDGAPVRGESIPIRLFLAGYELTPTMRDINKKFSVRYYLNLVLIDEEERRYFKQQEVVLWRKGDIVRKSMSHQAAIASQRFEGTSSHTEAKTPSQPAENNGRQ